Sequence from the Argentina anserina chromosome 7, drPotAnse1.1, whole genome shotgun sequence genome:
tcatattcgagttgaacaatgagaagaggaggccggcctagctactcctagttggaccaagagattgccgaGCTGCCCTTTAGAGatttccctattggacttggtttcctacatcaagatggatatggagtacataaatcaatagCCTTTCAAACACGtatatgtgatttgttttggtgattgtttatgtgttggttggttgagcacatgtatatattagtttaggttttatttactgtttttatgattcaatccaaaatctatatcaaaccttaactaatatatacatgtgctcaaccaaccaacacataaacaatcaccaaaacaaatcacatagAGGGAATCGAAACAAGCTTCATGTCTTTCTTATAgcatcatgccgagactatgCAATAAATCaccaaggatggatcatgcatttagggttctaagcagtaacctaaacacatagacacttaacacattcaatcacaaccaagcagccataatcgaaattctaacatgttcatcttaatccTGTAATCCCAAagtcatgcacattgaattcatcaagtatgtcacttacttaaccaacaaccatgcaattcgaaaatcacataaacaagaataaacatgttcttagcataagtctttaatccaacaacctaaatatcatgctacaagcatagtcataacataTAGGCATCGAAATTGTTCAAAAGCTaggttcggcagaaaccaaaaccgaaatccataaaaccaaaacataattttcgaatcctctatataaattgaatcaagtagctatttcatagacaaaattgatacaagactactctaaacaaatcgcaacttcatccatgaaaaagaacaaaaccaaaaccgaaattaaacaagagtgaatcatggttacactttataaatcaagcaatccacaagtgtagccaagacttctatggatgaaacctccttcacaagcgtgtttgaaaggctattgataggtggggaatgatggaatcggttttaggatttcttggaatggtgaaggatgaattcggcagagcttatggctgtgtttgtgtgtagggctgatgatgttgctgaatggagaggccggcctctatatatagaggtgtaggaagccttcttgcgtgctaaaaggaaatagaatccaattgggaaactgaaatcctctttgttatagatttgatttatgtactccatatccatcttgatgtaggaaaccaagtccaatagggaaatCTCTAAAGGGCAGCtcggcaatctcttggtccaactaggagtagctaggccggcctcctcttctccttgttcaactcgaatatgatttccttgttcccCTAGgcatgcaactcggcaactctcctttctttccaaatatgatttgtctttcctgaaaagaaatcgtcgattaaggaataggaaagaatgaaaataggaaagtagagtcctagtcgagtaaggaatcctagctcaatcaggagttctaacacttagcacaatttcatcatcaaatcatctaaaatcgaaatagctctacctagaacatacatgtatcaaatatgaacctaaaacaactaaataagaagtaacaaagcataagaatagggcatatatacattaagaacgtcacactttgtgctcctatcagtttCAGGTGTGGGCAGGCGGGACATATAGTTAAAGATTACACCCGACCTCAGCAGGGTGGACAAGAGCACCAGCAGAGGCAGTTACATGTGGGCCAAGCTAGAATAtttgcagtgggtcagcgggGCACAAGAGTGGAAGGTTCTTTGtctatttttgactaccttactagagtattgtttgatacgggaaaAACACATTCTTTTATTTCTAGTTTAGTAGTGGAGGTGATAGGTTTGATTCCTACATCTCTTAGAAACTCTTTGTGTGTCACTTCTCCTCTTGGAGTGCCTCTTAAGCTTGAGACGATCTGCAATGCTTGTCCTATTATGATCGGAGGTAGAGAATTATCTGCTtccttgatagtgattccggactaCACGTATTACGGTGTTCTTTAAGATTGAttgagaagaggatgataacCACATTCTTCTTGAAGGATGATGTTATGAATTAGTGTAAGAGTACAAGACAGACTGTGGATATGTCCATTCTAACTTGAGATGGTTTTGTGGAACTCTTTCGAGAGAAGTACTTTCCTTCTACGGTGAAGGACGAACTAGAGCTTGAGTTCCTTGCTCTGGtgcagggagatatgactgtCAGGGAGTATGAGGCCTGTTTTGCACAGTTGTATCAGTTTGTTAGGCCAATAGATGTGACCTTCTTGGCTCAGAAGTTCATATAGGGACTTAGGCAAGAGcacaagaccatcatatcaACACTTTGTCTGACTACCAAGGAGCTGATGTATGAGAGTGCCTTGAATTTGGAACATGTGAATAAGACTCGAGGGGGCGATGTGGTGTCTAGAGATGCTTGAGGAAAAGGGAAGGCAATCACTTTAGGTGGTGGGTCTGCGGGACCAAAAAATGGATCTTGGAAGAGGCCGAGGACCTATCACCAGACTCCAGCTAAGATGGCAACACCACCTGTTAGGGTTGCACCTGCCAGATAGTGGTCGTAGTGAGGTGTTTCGCTTGTGGTGAAATGGGTCACTATGCCTCAGCTTGCCCGAAGCCGAGGAAGAAGGGATGTTATACGTGTGGGCAGACAGAACATATAGCTAAAGATTGCACCCGACCTCAGCAAGGTGGACATGAACATCAATAGAGGAAATTACCTACGGGCCAGGCTAGAGTGtttgcagtgggtcagcgggACACATGAGTGGAAGGTACCTTATCTATTTTTAACTACCTTGCTAAagtactgtttgatacgggagcatcacaattcttttattgctagttcggtagtggaggTGTTAAGTTTGAGCCCTACACCTCTTAGaagctctttatgtgtcacttctcCTCTTGGAGTGTCTCTTGAGCTTGAGACGATATgtaaggcttgtcctattatGATCGGAGGTAGAGAATTATGTGCTtccttgatagtgattccggaccacaccaaTGACGTGAtcttaggaattgattggttaaGGCCACAACATGCTTTGATTGATTGCTTTGTCATGGTAGTGTTTTTCCATAGTCCCAGGGAGCCAgtttttcgttatcgttgcctcaagtcagataatgTCATGATGACaagagttttggcacatgtggagtctgtGGATGAGGAGGTAGTTATCACAGACATTGTTGTGGTGtccgagtatagtgaggtgtttcaAGAGATACTGGGTTTACCTCTTCGGAGAGTTgttgatttctgcattgatgtggtACCCGGTACAACACCTGTGTCGAAGGCACCTTATAGGATGGGGAACAATGAGCTTAAGGAGTTAAAGGTCCAGATAGATGGGTTATTGGACCAAGGCTTtattagacctagtgtctcaCCTTGGGGTGCGCCGGTGTTGTTCGTGAAGAATGATGGTTCACTGCTGGTGTGTGTGGACTATAAGGAattgaacaaggtgaccatcaagaataggtatcatttgcctaggattgatgacttgttcgactAACTTAGAGGGGCTACGatattctctaagattgatcaGTGATCTGGTTACCATCAACTTAGAGTGAAGGAGGAGGATATCCCTAAGACGGCTTTCAGGACCAGGTATGGACACTATGCGTTTGTTGTCATGTATTTTGGTATGACAGATGCTCATGCCATTTTTATGAATATGATGAACCAAATATTTAGCcaatacttggatgagtttgtagtAGTGTTCGTTGATgatattctgatatactccaagtcgCAAGAGGAGCACGTGATACATCTGAAAATATGCTGCAAACTCTAAAGGAATCAAGGTTATATGCCAAGcttgagaagtgtgagttttaGAAGGAAGAAGTTaagttccttggtcatgtggTCTCGAAGGATAGTGTGTTAGTAGATCCATCAAAGGTGGAGGCAATGAAGAGTTGGAATCGTCGAAAGACTCCTACAAAGATTCATAGTTTTCTTgggttggcaggttactaccgAAGATTCATTGAAGGGTCTTCTAGTATTGCTTCGcctttgaccaagttgactAAGAAGGATGTTCAGTTTGTGTGGACAGAAACATATGAGGAGGCCTTCAACGAACTAAAAACTAGATTAACTAcggctccagtgttgacgattcccaATAGTGAGggtggttatgtcatttatagCGATGCTTTGCATGAAGGCTTAgggtgtgtgttgatgcaacATGGAGGTGTGGTTGCTTATAGCTTTAGGCAGTTGAAGGttctgatagagcgttttgttaaaacgtctataataaaccatgtaaaacatcatcgttagtatagaataagcagggatcgttctttccggggaattgaagggaactctaaacttttagtgttaataaataatggggggtttgagattgattaccCCAACTACCTCATGGTCACCGACGCCCTTCTCCCCTCATCTCAGCCCAACCTCGATGCCGGAGCTCGTCCTCGGCCTCTGCTCGCCGCGACGCCGGAGCTCATCCTCAGTCTCTGCTCGATCCCTGCATAGACATAAGTAAGAACGAGAAAAGTGGGCGCCTCAAGGGATTGGATGTAGTCCTTTCTAAAGCTTTTGTACAGGTTCCTCATAAGCTACAAAATTTTGTTAAGTCACAGCTTAGAAGACTACCAAAAGCTGATGGAGTTAAAACAGTGGGCTCGGTCCCTAGAAGGGCTTCATCTTTGGAGGTTGACCTGGAAAAGCAGTTGCAAGCATGTAGAGAGGAGTGATATGGGCATCAACGAGATGGAGCTCCAACCTTTGGCCCGGGATTGAAATCGGAGCGCATATGATCTCATTAATCGGATGCCGTTTCTCTACGTGAAAGTTGTCAAAGCCAAGAGTTCATCAGCCACCGTTTACGCCAAGCTTGTGATTGGAACACACAACATCAAAATGAAGAGCCAAATCGACAAGGACTGAGACCAAGTCTTTGCTTTTAACAAGAAGAAGCTGCTGAGAGTGCTATAGAGAAGTTTAATGGCATGCTTTTGAATGACAAGAAAGTATTTGTTGGCCCCTTTCTCCGTAAGCAGGAGAGGGATGGTGCTTTGGAGAAGACCAAATTTAGCAATGTGTACGTGAAGAATATATCTGATTCTACTACAGATGATGACTTGAAGAAGATTTTTGGAGGGGAAAAGCTTCCCAAGGCAGAGGATAAAAAGGCGTCAAATGTAGAAGAAAACTCAAGACATGAGAAATTCAGTATCAGAAAATCAAGCACATCAGGAAGGAGCCAAGGATGTTGCTTTATCTGCACTTACAGGAATGAATGCAACAATTTTTGCATATGGCAGACAAGCAGTGGAAAAACATTTACCATGAGAGGAATCACTGAAAATACTGTCAAGGACATTTTTGAACACATCAAGAATACGCCGGTGAGGTCGCACCATATAATGGAAGGAAGGGTGAGTcaagttgtagttttaaaaCATCCACATAGTTACTTAAAGTACTCAACCGAATCTGGAATCTTGAAGAACAACATGTAAAAGCTCTGAAAATGGAACTACATCATTCTCAGAGTACTAATTGTTTTAGATGTTGTTTCCAATACAAAAGATGCTTTTGGTGTTCCTTTCTAGAGCACTAATTCACTCACCCATCACCACAGCCAAACACATATCTCATACATCATGTTCTCCTAAAAGCACCATGTCATTGTCGGCCACCATAACCAAAAGGCTAAAGTTTATGTTCCACACCACCTCTAGACAACCTGTCCCAAACTCCATCTTTTCGTCTTGTAAATGGTAAAGCACCAGCTCATATACCATAATTGgtgcaaataaaaaaaaggagtTAAAACTATAGATGGAGGCTCTCCCTTGAATCAAGATAGGTTCATTAGAACCATTCCCAAAAAGAATATTCTCCAGAGAACCTCTGTTCATATAATCATAAACTAGAAAACACTGCTTCCCATGTATGCAGAAACCTCTTAACTTGACCAGATTGACATGGTGGATGCTTCCAATTGAAGTTGTCTCATTGCAAAATTCCATCTTCCCTCGGACTCCCAAACAAGTCATCTTCTTCACTACCACTAGAGTCTTGTCTGCTAGAATGCCCTTATACACAGTATCGAATCCACCGCTGCCAATTTGATTACTAAAATTTTCAGTTGCAGTAACAAGCTCTTCATAACTAAATCTGACAGGGATCACAGACACAGTTGACAAAGCCTTAATGTACCCTAATAGACCTTCATCACCAACGGTCATAGGCATGAGGGAACCTAAATTGTGTTCGAGAAGATAACAAGAACCATAAACATTTTCATGGAAAATGCCTTGGCAAGAACATTTTCGTGAGCATGCATGCCTTGAAGttgcatacttcaagctgcGCTTTCAGCACGTGACGACGACATGTCTGCAGcacgacttgaagtgggggcatttgtagacacatgaaatttaatgaagtaaatcatcttcattaaatgattaaatcgaccaagaacccgacaaaattgcacacgtgtctcaaaagtcaacaaagttattgcggatccgaataaaactcgtgtcagcacataaatggatgatcgtaatcgaagctacgtgattccgacttaaatcggaaattgaatgtcattgacgattcgaaaatggtaatcagacattgattaaattaataatttttttaaacggttataattaaatcaattattttctgattaatttagttatgagaataactaattttaaattaatcagaaaatatatattgatttaattatacaattaaagaaatattattattttaatgttattaaaatattatataaaatagaaagccttgacactataaatacctcttccaacatgaagagaatgagactttgagaagaatagagaaaataacttgagcaagatcactctcgagaaatctcAAAGTctccaagtccacgaagaatcatcaaactACCAAATtactcgttcttcatcaaatcgaagtctctcaagttcACGAAGAATCATTAAGCTACCAAATctctcgttcttcatcaaatccaaatccaaactcaagtcctcgaagaatcatcaagctaccaaatcactcgttcttcatcaaatccaaatccaaactcaagtccacgaagaattatcaagctaccaaattgctcgttctttatcaaatccaaatccaaactcaaattctcaagatcaaatgcatgtcacccttgagccaagttatatacggagatagaatcataggagttcacaaagattgtaacctcgcgcttgattatcaataattacattttatttgtacacgtgtctgcattcttatttgttttcatattCTCGTTCTACAGTATGACATAAAATGCAAGGGTTGTGGCAAGGTGGGATCTGCATGCTGTTCTGAAGGAGCACGCCCTATTCTCAGGAGGagtggtttttgttttgatcttGGTCACTGGATGGAGAACTGCCGGAACTATAAGTATATGCTCGTAAGCTCGTTTCTGAGTTCCCAGATTATTCATGACATATCTGCTATCTACTAGTAAGTCGTTATGGCATGTAAGGAATAGCTTAATCTATTATGATTTCTAAGTCACCGTGTTGTGTGTTGTCAGTAGATGATGGTTCTAACCTTGTAACTAATATTAATTATCTGTGAGAAGTTGAGAACAATGACTTGAGATGCTTTTCTCTATGACCGTTGCGTATTGTTATATTTTGCTTTTCTAATCTGCGTCTTGTCTAGCTCGGTAGCTTGAAGTTAATCTGCTTTGCACTATGCAATATGCATTGCCAATGATGTGACGTCAGAATGATCCTTGGGTTCAAATCTTAACCATTTACTCTTGAGCTACCAATTTTATGATGCCAATGATGAGAAGTCAAATGATCAATCTGTTTCAAATCTTAATCATTTACTCTTGAGCTATCAATTTAACGAAGTAAAAAAGTGTGTAATTAGCCAGTTGatattcattagaaactctaAATATACATGCACGAATTAGTCAGCGCATTATAAAAAACAACATAGGAATTTACCAGAATGGCCTTTATGAGGGTGTTGAAAACAAAACTCACTGAAACGGAACCACGCCTTTCCATTCTTGTCCACTCTTGACGGACGGCGGCCAAGGACTACCATCGTCTGACTCGTCTCCTCAATTGACTAGTTCAATTCAGCTTAACCAATAGTAGTATGGCACGTATCTTCAACAGAGCCAGATCACCACTCTTGTGTTTCGCTCAAGCTCGCCGTAGTCCCAGGCTTCCATACCACTCCATAACCCAGAAACCCTCACCTAGAATCATAACGCCGGACAGAGACCACAGCGCCAGCTCCGACGTGGCCAATTCCAACTGGCTGATCACCAAGCTCAGCCGAGAAGGCAAAATCGGAGACGCCCGCCACGTGTTCGACGAAATGCCTGAGAGAGACGTGGTGACGTGGACGACGGTGATCACGGCCTACGTCAAGCACGGCATGCTGGAGGAGGCCCGGAGGCTCTTGGATAGAGCCGATGCCGAGAAGAACGTCATCACGTGGACGGCGTTGGTCGGCGGTTACATAAGGTTTAGAAAGCTTAAAGAGGCTGAGATGTTGTTCTATCAAATGCCGGTGAGGAATGTTATTAGTTGGGACACTATGATCGACGGCTACACGAGGAGCGGGAAGGTTAATCAAGCGTTGGAGCTGTTTGAGAGGATGCCGGAGAGGAATGTGGTTTCGTGGAACACGGTTTTGACGGCTTTGGCGCAATGTGGGAGAATTGAGGAGGCCAGGAGGCTGTTTGGTTTGATGCCGGAAAGGGATGTTATTTCGTGGACCGCAATGGTGGTGGGGCTCACGAGAAATCGGAGGGTTGATGAAGCTAGAGAGGTTTTTGATAGGATGCCGAGGAGGAATGTGGTGTCATGGAATGCGATGATCACGGGGTATGCGCAGAATGGGAGGCTGGAGGAGGCTCTTGAGTTGTTTGAGAGGATGCCGGAGAGGGACATGCCTTCATGGAACACGATGGTTACTGGGTTTATTCAGAATGGGGACTTGGAACGGGCGTGGGAGTTGTTTGTTAGAATGCCGCAGAAGAATGTCATATCATGGACTACAATGATCACTGGGTATGTACAAGATGGGAGTAGAAGTGAAGATGCACTGATGATATTTTCGAAAATGGTGGCAGATAATGGGGTGAGACCTAATCGGGGAACTTTTGTCAATATCTTGAGTGCTTGTAGCAATTTAGCTGGTCTTTGCGAGGGACGTCAGATACATCAGATGGTAACTAAAACAGTGGTCCAGGAATGTGTACATTTGGTGTCTGCACTCATAAATATGTATTCAAAATGTGGGGATATAGTCTCTGCAAGGAAGATGTTTGAAGATGGATCCACAATGCAAAGGGATTTTATCTCCTGGAATGGAATGATTGCAGCTTATGCACATCATGGATGCGGTATCGAGGCAATCAACCTGTATAATGAAATGCGGCAATTGGGGTGCAAACCTGATGATGTTACTTATGTGGGGCTTCTTTCGGCATGCAGCCATGCTGGTTTGGTGGAGGAGGGACTAAATCTTTTTGATGAGCTTCTCAAAGATGGTTCTATACAAGTGAGGGAAGATCACTACACGATGTACAAGTTATAGATTGTCTTTGATACTAGTTCTAGTTAATACGAATGTTCAATCTTTTATCATATTTATTCTTAATACAATAGTCTATAaactttttaaatataaaGGAATACTAATAAATCAAATCTAACAAAAGTCTGTTAAATTCTATATGGAATTGAAACAATCTATAGAGTTATAAAATCCATAGATTATTTAAattcattttgattcttttaaAATCTAGATTGAATACACCCTTGTAAGTGTCAAATGGTGATTAAAAGAGAGTAGCACTAGAAATTGTCACGTGATTCTCTGCGAAGACTGAATAATTCCTCCCCATGTTGGATTGGAATCAGATTTGGATCAATTATCAATCTATATTGCGAGGACACAGAAGAAGATGTTAGCTTTGCGTGTTGACTGTTGAGAGTTTGgtttggagaaaaaaaaaagcagtcCCTTTTACGCATAAAAAGATAACTTGGCAGCCCATctattacccaatatcactcaaaaacatgggtactcatgagacccagggaactcatctgttacccctcatgcagtacgccggcAGACaaattagagctctaactgaatcgtaaccgaCACCCGGCCAAGACTTGATTtcgattactgccaacaacgtccgaagaccagaaattgtttacaagactcaatgttaaaaccgcgtacaatataacaatcaacacatgtttattgtactacaaccaagcgactcttgcacaccaaaataaatatagCTGCCACAGTATGAtcatttagaaataaaaacgtaacattatataatatagcaacccatatatatgtaccgtatttaccattttatacacatacacaatcgactatattatatacatgtcatagttcaatACTGTGCATTACCTACTGTTcacgaatttactgttttatGAAGTTATTGTTGATGAATTTACtgttttatgaaattattgttcgtaaatttactattcacgaATTTACTGATCATAAGATAGCCCTATCACTCCTCTACCCAAATTCCTCTCATGCGGCGACACGCGCACTACCTCCTCTTCCTCGGAACTTCATCAAAACACAATACAATCAACACCAAAAATATAGATCACACGGAGAGAGATGTTTTCGTACGTATATCAGACTCTAGAACCGCCGGCAAGTCGCCGGAGAAGCTCAAGAAGCCGATGGTGGTTGAATTCGTGGAGGACAAAGTGGCGGCGAGATTTGAGCTCCAAATCACTTGCAGGTGGAACCGGAGGCGAGGATCAGCGGAGAGAGGCTGGCCCCGAGCTCTCGCACTTGGACGGTTGCAAAAATTGCATGAACTTCAAGTTGTCGATCGAGCTTTAAGGCGGCGAGAGGTGGCGTGTCGCGTCCAATTGTCGGAGCTGCCGACCGTGGGGTGGCTTTGCGACcagcggtgagggccacggtGGCCGGAGGCGTGAGATCGGCGGAGGTGAGTCTATGAGGGAGGGTCGATTCAagcggagggagagagagctgCGTGGAGGGGGGGGGCTGTTTCCTTTTTTAGAAATTAGGGTTCTCCAAAATCTTCCTTTCATACATTTCAAATTCGGAAACCAAATTCGAAAATTAgggtccgattaaggtgcgtgacatgtccacgaactctattgaca
This genomic interval carries:
- the LOC126803505 gene encoding pentatricopeptide repeat-containing protein At2g35030, mitochondrial-like, with translation MARIFNRARSPLLCFAQARRSPRLPYHSITQKPSPRIITPDRDHSASSDVANSNWLITKLSREGKIGDARHVFDEMPERDVVTWTTVITAYVKHGMLEEARRLLDRADAEKNVITWTALVGGYIRFRKLKEAEMLFYQMPVRNVISWDTMIDGYTRSGKVNQALELFERMPERNVVSWNTVLTALAQCGRIEEARRLFGLMPERDVISWTAMVVGLTRNRRVDEAREVFDRMPRRNVVSWNAMITGYAQNGRLEEALELFERMPERDMPSWNTMVTGFIQNGDLERAWELFVRMPQKNVISWTTMITGYVQDGSRSEDALMIFSKMVADNGVRPNRGTFVNILSACSNLAGLCEGRQIHQMVTKTVVQECVHLVSALINMYSKCGDIVSARKMFEDGSTMQRDFISWNGMIAAYAHHGCGIEAINLYNEMRQLGCKPDDVTYVGLLSACSHAGLVEEGLNLFDELLKDGSIQVREDHYTMYKL
- the LOC126803503 gene encoding G-type lectin S-receptor-like serine/threonine-protein kinase At5g35370; this translates as MTVGDEGLLGYIKALSTVSVIPVRFSYEELVTATENFSNQIGSGGFDTVYKGILADKTLVVVKKMTCLGVRGKMEFCNETTSIGSIHHVNLVKLRGFCIHGKQCFLVYDYMNRGSLENILFGNGSNEPILIQGRASIYSFNSFFLFAPIMVYELVLYHLQDEKMEFGTGCLEVVWNINFSLLVMVADNDMVLLGEHDV